In the genome of Chryseobacterium phocaeense, the window TTTATTTACTAATACAGCCGTTTCCGGCAGTCATTATTCTTGCCGGATACAATTCCGGCTTAAAGTTCCTTTTTAATCAATCCAAAAATAGAAGCCAGATTATTTTCTTCCGATGTAAAGATCTCCGTTGCCGTGTGCCTTCTCAGTTCGCCAGAGGTTGTTTCACCAATGGAAAAAATCTTCATTCCTTCTAAAGAATTGAGTTTTGCAAAACTACGAACTCCGCTTGGACTAAAAAAGACCGCGGCATGATATTTTTCAGGTGCGGAAGGGTAGAGTTCTTCCGTTTTGTACACCGTTATTTTTTTGTAACTGATGTTTTGTAAAGGCAGAGCTTTGTCCAGAACATCAATAGCCAGATTGCCGCAGAAGTGAAGAAACTGTTCGTGCTGGCAGTTCCCGATGATAAACCTGGAAAGCGTCTCGGCATTTTTCAGCACTTTGAACGTTCCGAAACCGTATTTTCTCAGTCTTCGCTTTGTCTTTTCGCCTACGCAGTATATTTTATTGTAGTTTTTTGCAGTAAAATCTTCGTTGGGTTTAAATTGGTTTTTAAAAAATGAATCTACACCATTTACACTCGTAAAGATCAGGGAATAGTTTTTTAAATCAAATGCTGCTGTTCTTACAGGCTCCGTTCTGATCACCTCAATACATTCCGCCGAAATACCCGGTCCCAGTTCTCTGGAAAGTAATGCGGGGTCTAAGATTTTGGTAAATAGAATTTTCATTGGATTAAGGTTTGTCTTTTAAATGCAGATCAGTCACCAGCTGTCTTACTTTTCTCATGAAATCTTTTCCGGGATCTTCTTTCGCGGTGAAGTAATTCGGGTCCGTTTCCTTCCAGAGTTTTGAACCTCTGAATATTCCATATTCCGAATGCCCGATCAGATATTCAATATTGTACTTTTTACTTAAATGCCGGACCAGCTGGGCGTTGGCTGCAACCTGCTGTTCTGTGAGTGGCTGTTTTTTGCTTCCTATATTTTCAATGCCTATTGCACAGTAATTAAGCCCGATGGTGTGTCTTGCGAATTTGTCCGGTTCCATCAGCTGGTAAATAGTGCCGTCCCGGTCTACAATGAACTGAGAGGAAACATTCAGTGTGCTTTGCTTTTTTAAAACACCTCTGGCGGATTCCAGATGGGTTTTATTAAAATACTTGTAATTCGTTTCCACATTTCCGCCTGCGGTATAATGCAGGACTATTATTTTAGGTGTAATAGTCGGGGAGTTCTGTACAATATTATAATGACTTTTAAGATATTCTAAACTTAAACGAATTCTTTCCTGGGAATAATCAACAGGTTTGCTGATGAT includes:
- a CDS encoding uroporphyrinogen-III synthase — protein: MKILFTKILDPALLSRELGPGISAECIEVIRTEPVRTAAFDLKNYSLIFTSVNGVDSFFKNQFKPNEDFTAKNYNKIYCVGEKTKRRLRKYGFGTFKVLKNAETLSRFIIGNCQHEQFLHFCGNLAIDVLDKALPLQNISYKKITVYKTEELYPSAPEKYHAAVFFSPSGVRSFAKLNSLEGMKIFSIGETTSGELRRHTATEIFTSEENNLASIFGLIKKEL
- a CDS encoding peptidoglycan recognition protein family protein yields the protein MKNLLYALWVLISCYAKAQTGEFKIISKPVDYSQERIRLSLEYLKSHYNIVQNSPTITPKIIVLHYTAGGNVETNYKYFNKTHLESARGVLKKQSTLNVSSQFIVDRDGTIYQLMEPDKFARHTIGLNYCAIGIENIGSKKQPLTEQQVAANAQLVRHLSKKYNIEYLIGHSEYGIFRGSKLWKETDPNYFTAKEDPGKDFMRKVRQLVTDLHLKDKP